One Deltaproteobacteria bacterium genomic window, CGAAGGGTTGACTGTCAGCGAACAAGTCGACGAAGTCACCGGGTTGTCGCGCAAAGTCGTAATCTCCTCGAAGGATCCGAACATGCGGCCGCGCGTCGGGATCAACGACGCCAACGGACAACCGCAGACATTGCCCCATAATAAGAACGAGGCCCGGTATCTGCTGCCGGTCGGCGCGCATATCGCGGTGGCGGAAGGGGATCTGGTGAAGGCCGGCGATACGATCGCCAAGATGCCGCGGGAAACGACGAAGACCAAGGATATCACCGGCGGTCTGCCTCGCGTGGCGGAACTGTTCGAAGTCCGCAAGCCGAAAGAATGCTCGATCATTTCCGAAGTGGATGGCGTCGTCAGTTTCGGTAAAGACACGAAGGGGAAGCGGAAGGTCTTAGTCACGCCGGAAGTGGGCGATCCCGTCGAATACCTGATGCCGAAGGGGAAGCACGTCACGGTGCATGAGGGCGATCAAATTCGCGCCGGCGAACCGTTGATGGACGGCTCCAGCAATCCGCACGATATCTTGCGCATCCTCGGATTGAAAAACCTGGCGAAGTACTTAGTGGATGAAATCCAGGAAGTCTATCGTTTGCAAGGCGTGCGGATCAACGACAAGCATATCGAAGTCATTGTGCGCCAAATGTTGCGCAAAGTGCGGATCACCGATCCGGGCGACACGATGTTCCTGAACGACGAACAAATCGAGAAAGGCGTCTTCGAAGAGGAAAACGCGAAAATGCTCAAACAGAAGGCGCGGCCGGCCACGGCGGAGCCGTTATTGCTTGGCATCACCAAGGCCTCGCTGACGACCGAAAGTTTTATCTCGGCGGCGTCGTTCCAAGAGACCACGCGCGTCCTGACCGAAGCCGCCGGCGCGGGCCGGGTCGATTATTTGCGTGGACTCAAAGAAAACGTGATCATGGGACGGCTGATCCCGGCCGGGACCGGCACGAGTCGCTATCGCCAGATCCAAGTTGGGTTGGCCGGCAGCGAAACCGACAGCACGCCAAGTGCGGAGGAGCTGGAAACACGGGATTTTGTGGAACATCGGGAAGTGGCCAGTTGACAATAGGGGTTGGCGTCTGTTAGTGAGCCACACCTTATTTTCCCGCTGTGTCCGGCCGGTGTTCTGCACGGAGACCTGGAAAGTAGTGCCGTACAACGCTCGCCGGCCTTTTGGGGCGGTCAGCAAATGGAGTGGCGTATGCCCACGATGAATCAATTAGTGCGTCAGGGTCGGACCGCAGTGCCGTATCGCAGTGCCTCGCCGGCATTGGTGCGGTGCCCTCAACGGCGTGGCGTCTGTGTCCGTGTCTATACGACCACACCGAAAAAACCGAACTCCGCGTTGCGCAAAGTCGCGCGCGTTCGCCTCACGAACAGCAATGAAGTCACGGCGTACATTCCGGGCGAAGGCCACAATCTGCAAGAGCACTCGGTCGTATTAATCCGCGGTGGTCGTGTGAAAGATCTCCCTGGCGTTCGGTATCACATCGTCCGTGGTTCACTCGATTGTGCCGGTGTGGAAAAACGTCGTCGCAGTCGGTCAAAATATGGAGCGAAGCGACCCAAGTAACTACCCCACGAGGATTTTATGCCACGACGTAAACGGGCGTCTCTACGACGCGATGCGAATCCTGACTTCAAATATGCCGACAAGTTGGTCGGCAAGCTGATCACACGGCTGATGTTGTGCGGCAAAAAATCGGTCGCGGAAGGGGTCGTCTATACCGCCTTCGATCGCATCGCCGCCGTCAAGAAAGACGATCCGGTGAAGGTGTTCCGTCAGGCACTCGAAAATATTAAACCGATTTTGGAAGTCCGTTCTCGCCGCGTCGGTGGTGCGAACTACCAAGTGCCGATGGAAGTCCGGCCGGAACGGCGCGTCTCGTTGGGACTGCGTTGGCTCGTGACCGCCGCGCGCGATCGGAGCGAGAAGGGCATGGAAGGCAAGTTGGCCTCGGAAGTCCTCGAGGCCTTGGAAAATCGCGGTGGTGCCGTCAAGAAGCGGGAAGAAACTCACCGTATGGCTGAAGCCAATAAGGCGTTCGCACACTTCCGCTGGTAACCCCTATGACAACGCAAGCAGCACAAACGGCGGTTGCAGCACGCGCCGACCTCGATCAAAAAGAACAGCAACGGCTCCACGCGATCCGGAACATCGGTATCATGGCCCACATCGATGCCGGGAAAACGACCGTCACGGAGCGCATCCTGTTTTATACCGGTCGCAGTCATAAGATCGGCGAAGTCCACTATGGCACCGCCACGATGGACTGGATGGAACAGGAACAAGAGCGCGGCATTACGATTACCTCC contains:
- the rpsG gene encoding 30S ribosomal protein S7 → MPRRKRASLRRDANPDFKYADKLVGKLITRLMLCGKKSVAEGVVYTAFDRIAAVKKDDPVKVFRQALENIKPILEVRSRRVGGANYQVPMEVRPERRVSLGLRWLVTAARDRSEKGMEGKLASEVLEALENRGGAVKKREETHRMAEANKAFAHFRW
- a CDS encoding 30S ribosomal protein S12, which encodes MPTMNQLVRQGRTAVPYRSASPALVRCPQRRGVCVRVYTTTPKKPNSALRKVARVRLTNSNEVTAYIPGEGHNLQEHSVVLIRGGRVKDLPGVRYHIVRGSLDCAGVEKRRRSRSKYGAKRPK